The genomic region GCCATTGCTCAGCTAAATGTTTATTAGTAGATTgccttaatttttcctttttacttaCTAAAGAACGGATGAGTGGTCCAAGGGCTGTGTActattatagaaaaataaagtgttTAATGTAGTTTTATCGATAAAAGTAAAAGTTATGTTAGTAATTAATGTATGATAATAtagttaaaaattatattttttatactttatacCAAACCATGGGAAAGTG from Plasmodium vivax scf_4271 genomic scaffold, whole genome shotgun sequence harbors:
- a CDS encoding variable surface protein Vir17, truncated, putative (encoded by transcript PVX_153260A), which gives rise to SIRSFSLSHGLYTALGPLIRSLVSKKEKLRQSTNKHLAEQWLQRTSEYMDSNSESAHYNFPYQSMQN